AGAAAGAGCATGCAAATCAAAGACGACTCATACACCAGGCTATTGCAGGGAGTAGCTTATACGGTAATTATACTGGGCTCCTTAGCCTGTCTGATTCCGTTCCTGCTGATTATTTCGGCTTCCTTGACGGCTAATGAGTCCATCATCAAGGACGGGTATCATTTCATCCCGGCGCAGTTCTCGCTGGAGGGCTATAAGACGGTATTTACTTTTCCTGATGAGGTGCTGCGGGCGTATGGGGTGACGCTGTTCACTACGGTGACGGGGACGACGCTGGGATTGTTCTTCATGACAATGGCCGGTTATGTGCTGGCCCGCAAGGATTTCAAATACCGCAATACCTTCTCGTTCTATATTTACTTCACGACCCTGTTCGGCGGGGGGCTGGTGCCCTGGTACATTATGATTACTAAGTATCTGCATCTGACCGATTCTTATGGGGCGTTGATTTTTCCCGGATTGATGACGCCGTTCCTGATTATTCTGATGAAGAATTTCATCCGCTCGGCGGTGCCGGAGGAGCTGTTCGAATCGGCCAAGATTGACGGGGCGGGGGATTTTAAAATATACTGGCGCATTGTGCTGCAGCTCTCGATGCCCGGGATCGCTACGGTAGGCCTGTTCCTTGCTCTGGCTTATTGGAACGACTGGTTCTCCTCGTCGCTGTTCATCAATGATCCGCATAAGTATCAGCTGCAGTTCCATTTGTACAATGTCATCAACTCGGCCTCCTTCATCGCCAATATGGGCGCGGGTACCGGGGTCAGCTTAGGCAGTGATCTGCCTACAGAATCCACGAAGATGGCGATGGCGATTGTGGTCACGGGGCCGATTCTGTTCC
The sequence above is a segment of the Paenibacillus sp. FSL R7-0204 genome. Coding sequences within it:
- a CDS encoding carbohydrate ABC transporter permease codes for the protein MQIKDDSYTRLLQGVAYTVIILGSLACLIPFLLIISASLTANESIIKDGYHFIPAQFSLEGYKTVFTFPDEVLRAYGVTLFTTVTGTTLGLFFMTMAGYVLARKDFKYRNTFSFYIYFTTLFGGGLVPWYIMITKYLHLTDSYGALIFPGLMTPFLIILMKNFIRSAVPEELFESAKIDGAGDFKIYWRIVLQLSMPGIATVGLFLALAYWNDWFSSSLFINDPHKYQLQFHLYNVINSASFIANMGAGTGVSLGSDLPTESTKMAMAIVVTGPILFLYPFIQRYFVKGLTIGAVKG